The proteins below are encoded in one region of Phaseolus vulgaris cultivar G19833 chromosome 1, P. vulgaris v2.0, whole genome shotgun sequence:
- the LOC137814301 gene encoding H/ACA ribonucleoprotein complex subunit 3-like protein, with the protein MYLQFYINDNGDKVYTTKKESPVGLATQSAHPARFSPDDKYSRQRVLLKKRFGLLPTQQPPLKY; encoded by the exons ATGTATCTTCAGTTTTACATAAACGACAATGGTGACAAAGTCTACACCACTAAG AAAGAGTCGCCGGTAGGGCTAGCTACACAATCTGCCCATCCAG CTCGGTTTTCACCCGATGATAAATATTCGAGGCAGAGAGTTCTTCTGAAGAAGCGTTTTGGATTGTTACCAACCCAGCAGCCACCTCTAAAGTACTGA